ACCGCCCGGTCCACTCGCTGCACGCGTACTTCCTGCGCCCCGGACTCCCGGGGGTGCCGATCGTGTACCAGGTGGAGCGGGTGCGCGACGGGCGGTCCTTCACCACGCGCCGCGTCACCGCGGTCCAGCAGGGCAAGACGATCTTCAATCTCACCGCCTCCTTCCATCATCCGGAGGACGGCAGCATCGAGCACCAGCTGCCGCCTCACCACGTCCCCCATCCCGACACGCTCCCCAAGGTCGCGGACGAGATCCGCGAGCACCTGGGGGCGCTGCCGGAGGCGCTGGAGCGGATGGCCCGCCGCCAGCCCTTCGACATCCGCTACGTGAACCGGCTCCGCTGGACCCCTGAAGAGCTCAAGGGCGCCGATCCGCGCAGCGCGGTGTGGATGCGCGCCGTCGGCCCGCTGGGCGACGACCCGCTCGTCCACACCTGCGCCCTCACCTACGCCAGTGACATGACCCTCCTCGACGCCGTGCGCATCCCCGTGGAACCCCTGTGGGGGATGCGCGGTTTCGACATGGCCTCGCTCGACCACGCCATGTGGTTCCACCGGCCGTTCCGGGCGGACGAGTGGTTTCTCTACGACCAGGAGTCGCCCATCGCGCACGGCGGCCGGGGCCTGGCCCGGGGGCGGATCTACGACCTGGAGGGCCGACTGCTGGTCTCCGTGGTCCAGGAGGGCCTTTTCCGCCCGTACCCCGCCGGGCCGGGCCGCCCGGACCAGGCCGGCCGTCCGTCCGACACCACACCGGAGAACTGAGCACCCGCATGCCCACCCCCGCCCTGCCATGCCCCTGCGGACTGCCCGCCGCCTACCCGGAGTGCTGCGGCCGCTTCCACTCCGGCGACGGCCAGGCGCCGACCGCCGAGCTGCTGATGCGCTCCCGGTTCAGCGCCTTCGCCGTCGGCGACACCGCCTACCTGCTGCGCTCCTGGCACTCCTCGACACGCCCGGCCCGCCTGGACCTTGACCCCGGGCAGCGCTGGGAGCGGCTGGAGATCCTCGCCGTGGAGCGCGGCGGGATGTTCGAGACGGAGGGCTCGGTGGAGTTCCGCGCCCACTACCGTGAGGGCCGGCACACCGGCTCGCTGCACGAGCACAGCGCCTTCACCCGGGAGGCCGGGGCCTGGGTCTACGTCGGCCCCCTCTCCCCCGTCGACTTCGACTGAGCCCTGGCGCCGGTCAGGGCGAACTCCAGGCTGGTGCGGTACCAGTCGACCTCGTCCGGCGGCCCGGCCCGCAGCAGCCCCTCCGCCACGGCCGCGGCGGCGGGGACCTGCGGGTGCCCGTAGGGCGGGGGCGGGGCAAGC
This DNA window, taken from Streptomyces sp. TN58, encodes the following:
- a CDS encoding acyl-CoA thioesterase translates to MTNPAERLVDLLDLEQIEVNIFRGASPQESLQRVFGGQVAGQALVAAGRTVESDRPVHSLHAYFLRPGLPGVPIVYQVERVRDGRSFTTRRVTAVQQGKTIFNLTASFHHPEDGSIEHQLPPHHVPHPDTLPKVADEIREHLGALPEALERMARRQPFDIRYVNRLRWTPEELKGADPRSAVWMRAVGPLGDDPLVHTCALTYASDMTLLDAVRIPVEPLWGMRGFDMASLDHAMWFHRPFRADEWFLYDQESPIAHGGRGLARGRIYDLEGRLLVSVVQEGLFRPYPAGPGRPDQAGRPSDTTPEN
- a CDS encoding YchJ family protein — translated: MPTPALPCPCGLPAAYPECCGRFHSGDGQAPTAELLMRSRFSAFAVGDTAYLLRSWHSSTRPARLDLDPGQRWERLEILAVERGGMFETEGSVEFRAHYREGRHTGSLHEHSAFTREAGAWVYVGPLSPVDFD